The following coding sequences lie in one Arachis ipaensis cultivar K30076 chromosome B03, Araip1.1, whole genome shotgun sequence genomic window:
- the LOC107633392 gene encoding uncharacterized protein LOC107633392: protein MHAKWLSKVFLKKIAENPKIKLSTLMKKAYSKWNVELTKSKAAWVKQFALDELQGTYIEQYRRLYDYCHELLSSNPGSTIKLQVERPPEFASERPKPGVDLRPKFQRLYVCLDACKKSFMVCRPIICLDGCFIKTPYGGQLLTAIGWDPNDQIFPIAYGLKQRLRTHGLGFSPICVMTLGVTR from the coding sequence ATGCATGCAAAATGGTTGAGCAAGGTGTTTCTAAAAAAGATCGCTGAGAATCCAAAGATAAAGCTCTCCACACTAATGAAGAAAGCATACAGCAAGTGGAATGTAGAGCTGACTAAGTCTAAAGCTGCCTGGGTTAAACAGTTTGCACTTGATGAGTTACAAGGAACGTACATAGAGCAGTATCGGAGACTCTATGACTATTGTCATGAATTGTTGAGCTCTAACCCGGGTTCTACAATTAAGTTGCAAGTGGAGAGACCACCTGAGTTTGCTTCTGAGAGACCAAAACCGGGTGTGGATTTAAGGCCAAAGTTTCAAAGACTTTATGTGTGCCTTGATGCATGCAAGAAGAGTTTTATGGTGTGCAGACCAATAATTTGCCTTGACGGGTGCTTCATCAAGACACCATATGGAGGTCAACTTCTCACGGCTATTGGCTGGGACCCGAATGACCAGATATTTCCAATAGCATACGGATTGAAGCAGAGACTAAGGACACATGGACTTGGTTTCTCACCAATCTGTGTGATGACTTTGGGAGTGACAAGATAA